The window TAAAGAAGTATTTCCTATGCAAGCATGTATGTTTATTGGTGATGAAACAGTTATGCAAACCGCACACAATATAATAATAGCAGAAGAAAACTCAGAACTACATGTTATTACAGGGTGTGCAACTGGAGAAGATGTTTCATCTGCATTACATGTGGGAGTTTCAGAATTTTATTTAAAACCAGGGGCAAAAATCACATTTACAATGGTTCACAACTGGGCAGAACAAGTAGAAGTGAGACCTAGAACTGGAATAAAAGTTGATGATAATGCTACTTTTATTAATAATTATGTACTCACAAGTCCTGTTAAAACAATACAATCATATCCAACAGCATACTGTAATGGGAAAAATTCTAAAGCAATATTTCAAAGTATACAAAGTGGTCAAAAAGACTCTATTATTGATGTAGGTTCAAGAGTATTTTTAAATGGAGAAGGTTCAGCTGCAGAAGTTATTTCAAGAGCAGTTTCTAATGATGAGTCAAAAATTTATTCAAGAGGACATTTAGCTGGAACTGTTCCAGGAGTTAAAGGACATCTTGAATGTCATGGGTTGGTTCTCTCAGACGATTCTATGATTTACGCTGTTCCAGAACTTGAAGCAAGTTCAGCAAATCTTGAAATGTCTCACGAGGCAGCTGTTGGGAAAATTGATGAAGAAGAAATTTATTATCTTACATCAAGAGGTTTAACTGAAGAAGAAGCTACCTCTATGATTGTTAGAGGATTCTTAAGTATGGACATAACAGGACTTCCACCAGAATTAGCTAGTGAAACAAAAAGAATGATTGATATGAGTTTAGAAGGTATGTAAATACCTTTAACCATATATTATTATATAAACTCCATACTATTATAATTAAATCCAATACCAATACAAAAATATCATATATGATATTATGCATAAGATTATCAGTATGTGATATTATGTATAACATTATATCAGTATATTAATTATATCAGTATATGATATTTTTGTATCAAGATGATGATGATTAAAATTATAATTATTATATAAAAGATAAAATATGATAGGATATTAACAAAATATTTATACTATTAAAAATAAAATATACAGTATTATATTTTGCTAAAATTAATATTCTATTGAAATTATTTTATCAAAATTAAAAATATTAATAAATACTATTAATTTAATACTATTGATTTTTTAACTATTAATTTTTCACATTATTAAGTATATAGTAATATTTATCGACATTAGGACACATATTATTAACTCTAATATATTTTATTATACAAAAAGAATATTTTAATATATTAAACTAGATTCTGTAAAAATATAAATAGATTTTTTGTTTTTAATAAAATAATTATCTAATTATCTACGCTATAATTATCTATGCATAGAATTATTTATGACTAGAATTATTTATGAACTAGAACTATTTATGAGTAGAATTTTTTATATTAAAGTTTTATTTTTAAAAAGTATTTTATAAAATTTAGAATATCTATAAAATATTGATATTTGAAAAATGAAAAATAATTTGGAATAAAAGATAATTTAAAATAGATAATAACCTTAAATAAATGATAATTTCAAATAAAAAAGTGAAACTTATTAAACTTATTAAAACTTATTAAAACTTATTAAACTTATTATTAAGTTTATTTATAATTGTTTATTCACAGATTTGTTATTCATAAAAAAGTTATTCAATTATAAAGGGGGTGGTGAAATGGATACAATTAAAATAGATGACAATCCATTAGAACTAGCTGAAAAAATTGTAGAAGATATTAAATTTTCTAAAGAAAAAGGGCTTTTGAAATGTGTACAATGTGGAATGTGTACATCTATGTGTCCAGGGGCTAGAAATTCAGAATACAATCCTAGAGCTATGATTGAAAAAGTTCTTGAAGGTGATGAGTCAGTAATATCTGATAAAACAATATGGAATTGTTTTTATTGTTATACTTGTCACAGTATTTGCCCAGTTGGTAATAGTGCATGTGAAGTAAACCAAATACTAAGGCAAATAGCTATATCAAAAGGCATAGCTAATGAAGAAGTAAGCCCATTTGCAGGTTTTGTAGATTTAATGATGGATATAGGTCTTGGAGGCATACCTGATAATTTTCACCAAGACTTAATAAGAGATATTGGCAAAGAATGGGAAGAAAAAAATATGAATTTAAATAAAATAAGAGAAGAATTAGGTCTTAAACCACTTGAAATGCCAAAAAACTCTATTAAAGAAATAAGAGTTTTACTGAAAAAGACAGGCCTCGATAAAAGAGTCAACAAACTTAGAGAATAAAATTAAAGTAATATCTTTATATCTAGATACATAATTAGGAATACAGATAATTAGAGACTATATAATATTATAGAAGGTAAATCTATGCGAAAAATACCTGATAAAAATATCATGCTCTTTAAAAGTTGTTTAATAAATGGAGAGTATCCAGGAGTCGAATCTTCAACAAAGTATGTTTTTGATAAAATTGGTATTGAATACATTGTTGATGATAGACAATCTTGCTGTACTGGTCTTGGTCACTATTCAGACATATATGATCAGCTTTCAACAACAGTAATTGGAGGAAGAAACTTTAGTGTAGCTAAAAAAACTGATCACACCAACATAGTAATGATGTGTTCCACTTGCTATGCAATTCATAAAAAAGTAGCTAAGCTATTAAATAACAATGAAAAAGTTAGGGATGAAGTAAATACAATATATGATGAAACCAACTTAGATGAAATGAAATATGAAGAAGGGACAATCGACTCCTCAAAAAACATATTTCATGTAGTAGATATCTTTTTTGATAAAAAAGAGGAAATAGCTAAAAATATTAAAATTGATTTATCTGAGTTCAGAATAGCTACCCATCCAGCATGCCATTACTGTAAAGTTCAATATGAAGATGCAACTGAAGGATTCAGAGATCCAAAAGTTTTAGATGAGATTTTAAAAAGCTGTGGAATAGAAACAATAGGCTGGTATGACCATAAGAGATCCACATGTGGGGCAGGATTTAGACAAAGGTTTGTTAATAGAGATCTTTCTATGAAAGTTACTTCTGAAAAGTTATTATCACTACAGGATGAAAATATAGATATTTTAGTCCATATGTGTCCAAATTGTCAAATGCAATTTGATAGATACCAACCATTCATCGGGAAAGAATTAAACATTGATTTTAAAATGATGCACCTTAATATAGCTCAATTAGTAGCGTTTGTAATGGGTTCAGATCCTTATAAAGTAATGGGAATTCAAACACATACAATTCCAATAGAACCTTTAATTGAAAAAGTAGAAAAAAACTTATCAAAAGAAAGAGAAGTAAAAAGAGTTAAAACTGCTAATAAAGCTTAAATCATTATTTTTTTAAAAAAATAAATAAAAATAAAAAAATAAAATAAAAAATATTAAAAAATATTAAAAAATTAAATATTAATAGTATTTAAAATTATTAAAATTAGCTAAAAAATTAAGATTTATTAAAATCATTATAAAGAGATTAAAATATGAAGGGATTAAAATGTATGATAAAAAAACCCTAAATTCTCAAAAATTAGATTTACGTGTTGGAGTGTTTATCTGTAGATGTGGAGGAAACATCTCAGATATTGTTGATATTGATAAACTTAAAAGCTCCATAGATGCAGACGTAGTTGAAGAATTTGAAAATCTGTGTTCTCTTAATGGTAGAAAAATAATTAGAGACAATATTATTAATAAAGAATTAGATCGTGTTGTAATCGCGTCATGTTCACCTATAACTCATGAAAAAACTTTCCAAGATTATATTCAGCCTTTAAACCCATATTTAATGGACATGGCTAATTTACGAGAACAATGTTCATGGGTACATGGCGACATGGATAAAGCTACAGATAAAGCAATTACGCTTGTAAATGCTTCAATTGAAAAAGTCAAGCAGTCTCAAGCTGTAGATCCAATTCTTTGTCAAACACCAGAAAGTGCTGCGGTTATAGGAGGAGGAATATCCGGAATAAGTGCTGCACTTTCATTAGCTAAACAAGGTGTTAAAACATATTTAATTGAAAAAAAACCATCAATTGGAGGAAATATGGTTAAAATTGGAAAAGTATTCTCTCCAGTTAAATTGGCTGAAGAATGTGGGATGTGTTTACTTAATCCAATAATGAATGAAACTGTTTGGCATGAAAATATTGAAATATTAACCAATACTAAAGTTTTAAGTACTGAAAGAAGAGCTGGAAATTTTAGTATTCTCCTTGAAAGCAATCCTCGATATGTAGATGAAGAAAAATGTATATCCTGTGGTAAATGTATAGAAGAATGCCCGGTTGAAGTTCCAAATAGGTGGGATGATGGACTTTCAATGAGAAAAGCAATCTATAAACCGTTTTCACAAAGTTATCCAGATGCATATACAATTGATATGGAAAATTGTGAAAAATGTGGTAAATGTATGAAAAAATGTCCAATGGGAGCAATTTATCTTAAAGGAGAAAAAGAAATAGTTCCTCTAAATGTTGGAGCTGTTATATTAGCCACTGGTCATAAAACTTTTGATCCAAACCTTAGACCAGAATATGGATATAATAGATATGCAGATGTTATAACTCAAAGTGAACTTGGTCGTATTATGGGAGTAAATGGTCCGACTAAAGGTAAGCTAAAAATGTTATCTAAAGATAGAGTTCCAAGAAGAGTAGTCATGATACAATGTGTAGGTTCAAGAGATGAAAAACCAGATGGACATAAATACTGTTCAAAAGTATGTTGTATGGTAGCTTTGAAAAATGCAAACATAATAAAACACAAATACCCAGATACTGATGTTATAATATGTTATACTGATATGAGAACTCCAGGAATGTATGAAAAATATTACAAACATGGACAAGAAAATGGAATAAGATTATTAAGAGGCAGACCTGGTGAAGTCAATAAAAAAGGGGATTCCTTAGTAGTTAGAGTAGAAGACACTCTTCAAAAGAAATTTACAGAAATTGAAACAGATATGGTTGTTTTATCAACAGCAATCGAACCATCCCAAGGTAGTGAAGAGATATCTAAAATAATGAATGTTGGTATAACTGAAGATATGTTTATTAAAGAAACACATCCAAAAATTAAGCCAGTTACTACTGATGTTAAAGGAGCCTATGTTTGTGGAACTGCACAGGGGCCAAAAGATATTACAGATAGTATAATGCAAGCTCACGCAGCAGCTTCCAAAGTAGCTGAAATAATGAATGATGGGCTCGAAATAGAACCATTTGTAGCTGAAATAGATGATGAAAAATGTAATCTATGTGAAGATTGTATATCTATATGTAAATATAAAGCTATGTCTATTAAAGATGAAATGATCTATATAGATCCTATGTCTTGTTCAGGGTGTGGAAAATGCCTAACTGTTTGTAAACCACGAGCTATAAACATACATGGAAATATTGATGAAAAAATATTTGCAACTATTTCAGGAATGCTAAAAGGTAAAAAAGAAGGAGAAAAAAGAATTCTTGTTTTCCTTGATCAAGTTGGGTATACTGCAGCAGATAACATTGGAGTTAATAGAGTAGACTATCCAGAATCAATATATATTATAAAGGTTCATTCTGTAAACAGAGTAATGCCGAAACACATTATTTATGCTCTTAAAAATGGTGCAGATGGAGTATTCATTGGAGAATATCCTGGAGATTTAATGTATCAAGAAGTAGAAAATAAAATGAATCAAATAAGAGAAGAAATAAAAGATCATGGAATGAATCCAGAAAGACTTCAATTCTCAAATGTTTATATACCCTATTTCAGAGGCCTTGCAAATAAGTTCAAAGAATTCGATGCAAAAATTGGTTCAATGGATGCATAGGTTCAATGGATGCATAATTAGCTTATTAGTTTCTCTTATTCTATTCTTTTGGTATTTTTTAGTGTTGGGTGATGATTGATTCGAATTCATAGTACTTTGGTAGTATGATGAATTTTATATAAAATATTATTGATAATAATATTTTTGAATTTAGTATAATATTTTTGTTAAATTTAGTATAATAGTTTTGTTAAATTTAGTTAATAGGCTTGTTGAATAAAATTATTATTTCCTAATCTCAAAAAATAATAAAAGATAAAAAGAATATTTAGTAAATCTTCTTTTCTTCTTTTATATATCCCCAAAAAAAATTTCTCACACACCATAAGAAATAAAAAAAAATTATTTAAGAACTTTCCTATATCCTTTCATTTTAATTTTAGATATTTTAAGAGGTTTGAGATTCTTAACAGTGAATTTCAAAACATTATTAACCTTATTATAACTTGTTTTCACATTACTAGATTTACTAACCTTACTCAAAACATACCTACCTAAAGAATGTTTTTTCAAGAAATTCTTATTATAAAGCTTAGAACCCTCCAAATCACCAACATTCTTAACATAATAAGTCTTATAACTCACACGATAACGCCTACCAGACTTCTTAACAAGAGTATAAGACTTAACTTTAGTATAAACAATCAGTTTAGCTTTATTAACAGTAATAGAATTAGACTTACCAATAGAAGAACCATATTTAACATAACTTGTATTCAAACCATTATACAAAGCACTACCATAATAATTACCTGCCTTAGATAAAGTGAAAGTATAATTAAAAACACCTTTA is drawn from Methanobrevibacter arboriphilus JCM 13429 = DSM 1125 and contains these coding sequences:
- a CDS encoding SufB/SufD family protein, translating into MLSVRNVLQKAEKAKNKKAAIGSDIDMEEFIKEDKEEHETVDSIQDVPRKVKDTLLKVGVDTSENERAGSFLQMDQSNIYSSSVSDSIELMNLEIALDKYNWLDQYMWNVVSPDADKYTAQTALREHEEGTKSGYFIRSLPGTKEVFPMQACMFIGDETVMQTAHNIIIAEENSELHVITGCATGEDVSSALHVGVSEFYLKPGAKITFTMVHNWAEQVEVRPRTGIKVDDNATFINNYVLTSPVKTIQSYPTAYCNGKNSKAIFQSIQSGQKDSIIDVGSRVFLNGEGSAAEVISRAVSNDESKIYSRGHLAGTVPGVKGHLECHGLVLSDDSMIYAVPELEASSANLEMSHEAAVGKIDEEEIYYLTSRGLTEEEATSMIVRGFLSMDITGLPPELASETKRMIDMSLEGM
- the hdrC gene encoding ferredoxin:CoB-CoM heterodisulfide reductase subunit HdrC; translated protein: MDTIKIDDNPLELAEKIVEDIKFSKEKGLLKCVQCGMCTSMCPGARNSEYNPRAMIEKVLEGDESVISDKTIWNCFYCYTCHSICPVGNSACEVNQILRQIAISKGIANEEVSPFAGFVDLMMDIGLGGIPDNFHQDLIRDIGKEWEEKNMNLNKIREELGLKPLEMPKNSIKEIRVLLKKTGLDKRVNKLRE
- the hdrB gene encoding ferredoxin:CoB-CoM heterodisulfide reductase subunit HdrB, with the translated sequence MRKIPDKNIMLFKSCLINGEYPGVESSTKYVFDKIGIEYIVDDRQSCCTGLGHYSDIYDQLSTTVIGGRNFSVAKKTDHTNIVMMCSTCYAIHKKVAKLLNNNEKVRDEVNTIYDETNLDEMKYEEGTIDSSKNIFHVVDIFFDKKEEIAKNIKIDLSEFRIATHPACHYCKVQYEDATEGFRDPKVLDEILKSCGIETIGWYDHKRSTCGAGFRQRFVNRDLSMKVTSEKLLSLQDENIDILVHMCPNCQMQFDRYQPFIGKELNIDFKMMHLNIAQLVAFVMGSDPYKVMGIQTHTIPIEPLIEKVEKNLSKEREVKRVKTANKA
- the hdrA gene encoding ferredoxin:CoB-CoM heterodisulfide reductase subunit HdrA; the encoded protein is MYDKKTLNSQKLDLRVGVFICRCGGNISDIVDIDKLKSSIDADVVEEFENLCSLNGRKIIRDNIINKELDRVVIASCSPITHEKTFQDYIQPLNPYLMDMANLREQCSWVHGDMDKATDKAITLVNASIEKVKQSQAVDPILCQTPESAAVIGGGISGISAALSLAKQGVKTYLIEKKPSIGGNMVKIGKVFSPVKLAEECGMCLLNPIMNETVWHENIEILTNTKVLSTERRAGNFSILLESNPRYVDEEKCISCGKCIEECPVEVPNRWDDGLSMRKAIYKPFSQSYPDAYTIDMENCEKCGKCMKKCPMGAIYLKGEKEIVPLNVGAVILATGHKTFDPNLRPEYGYNRYADVITQSELGRIMGVNGPTKGKLKMLSKDRVPRRVVMIQCVGSRDEKPDGHKYCSKVCCMVALKNANIIKHKYPDTDVIICYTDMRTPGMYEKYYKHGQENGIRLLRGRPGEVNKKGDSLVVRVEDTLQKKFTEIETDMVVLSTAIEPSQGSEEISKIMNVGITEDMFIKETHPKIKPVTTDVKGAYVCGTAQGPKDITDSIMQAHAAASKVAEIMNDGLEIEPFVAEIDDEKCNLCEDCISICKYKAMSIKDEMIYIDPMSCSGCGKCLTVCKPRAINIHGNIDEKIFATISGMLKGKKEGEKRILVFLDQVGYTAADNIGVNRVDYPESIYIIKVHSVNRVMPKHIIYALKNGADGVFIGEYPGDLMYQEVENKMNQIREEIKDHGMNPERLQFSNVYIPYFRGLANKFKEFDAKIGSMDA